Proteins from a single region of Mytilus trossulus isolate FHL-02 chromosome 2, PNRI_Mtr1.1.1.hap1, whole genome shotgun sequence:
- the LOC134705750 gene encoding plasminogen-like: protein MSVTFFVHLLLLTVISAEDCKVDQYGESYEGQINTTISGRTCQSWKLQSPHTHERDPFDHNYCRNPSKDYPGPWCYTTDTRVRTEYCPVYLCGTNCSKGFFRCKDGKCIIDYWQCNGIADCAEAEDESLCDQMPECLEDGNSVLYRGKRNVTASGIPCQYWSSTSPHSHTYQFNAENYCRNSDRTTLQAWCYTQDVSVRWEYCDIPVCPYVTTVSQPETSTVSQPVTSTESKLVTSTVSQPVTSTVSQPVTSTVSQPVTSTVSQSVTSTVSQPEISTESQIVTSTVSQLVTSTVSQPITSAEKTRVFTTITNAQTSITEPSSESFRSTETTTIGGATEANCTCLCQNFSQFNSTTLDLELRLAELNRILRVDKHSTKLNKRMKTSAVDNRVSAKSLGCISVTILIGVVLFIVFLDISPKPL from the exons ATTGCAAGGTAGATCAGTATGGCGAAAGCTACGAGGGTCAAATTAATACAACAATTTCTGGACGTACCTGTCAAAGCTGGAAACTACAAAGTCCCCATACGCACGAACGCGATCCCTTCGATCATAATTATTGTAGAAACCCATCAAAGGATTATCCAGGACCATGGTGTTACACAACAGACACTCGTGTTCGAACGGAGTACTGCCCTGTCTACTTGTGTGGAACAA ATTGCAGTAAGGGATTTTTCCGTTGTAAAGATGGGAAATGTATAATAGATTATTGGCAATGTAATGGAATTGCTGATTGTGCTGAAGCTGAAGATGAAAGTTTGTGTGATCAAA tGCCAGAGTGCCTAGAAGATGGAAACAGTGTTTTGTACAGAGGTAAAAGAAACGTTACAGCTTCTGGAATTCCATGCCAGTATTGGTCGTCAACATCCCCACATTCTCACACCTACCAGTTCAATGCTGAAAACTATTGTAGAAATTCAGATAGAACAACTTTACAAGCTTGGTGTTACACTCAAGATGTATCTGTTCGATGGGAATACTGTGATATACCTGTTTGTC cTTATGTGACTACTGTGTCACAACCTGAAACCTCTACTGTGTCACAACCTGTAACATCTACTGAGTCAAAACTTGTAACCTCTACCGTGTCACAGCCTGTAACCTCTACTGTGTCGCAACCTGTAACATCTACTGTGTCACAGCCTGTAACCTCTACTGTGTCGCAATCTGTAACATCTACTGTGTCACAACCTGAAATATCTACTGAGTCACAAATTGTAACCTCTACTGTGTCACAACTTGTAACCTCTACGGTGTCACAACCTATAACCTCTGCTGAGAAGACTAGAGTGTTTACAACTATAACAAATGCACAAACATCAATTACGGAACCGTCATCAGAATCCTTTAGATCAACAGAAACAACTACCATTGGAG gtgCAACCGAGGCAAATTGTACCTGCTTATGCCAGAACTTCTCACAATTCAATTCCACTACACTGGATTTAGAATTAAGATTAGCTGAACTTAATAGAATTCTTCGTGTCGATAAACATTCGACCAAATTGAACAAAAGAATGAAAACCAGCGCGGTAGACAACCGTGTTTCTGCAAAATCTCTTGGTTGTATCAGTGTAACTATTTTGATAGGTGTGGtcttatttattgtatttcttGACATATCACCTAAACCATTATAG